The Tolypothrix sp. NIES-4075 genome segment AGCTGTTCAGCCATGCAGGGCAGGTACGGCAGATAGTGTGAGGACTCGGAGCCTTAATCAGGAGGACAGGTATGGAACAGCATCGATTTGGTTCCACGCAGCGCGAGGTGGCAGTGATCGGTCAAGGAACCTGGTACATCGACAACGGTGACCGCGCCTCTGCGATCGCCGCTTTGCGCCAAGGACTAGATCTCGGCATGACCCATATCGACACGGCACAGATGTACGGCAGTGCCGAGGAGGTGGTCGCAGAGGCGATCGCTGGACGACGCGATCAGGTTTTCCTGGTTTCCAAGGTTCTTCCTGGAAATGCTTCTCGGAGAGGGACGATCGTAGCCTGCGAGAAATCGCTCGCTCGACTTCATACCGATCGGTTGGACTCTTATCTGTTGCACTGGCGCGGTCAACACCCACTGGAGGAGACGATCGCTGCCTTCGAGCAGCTTCAGCACGAGGGGAAGATTCTCTGCTGGGGCGTGAGCAACTTCGATGTGCCTGACCTTGAAGCAGTCCAGAAGATTGCTGGCGAGGGTTCTGTTGTCTGCAATCAAGTCCTTTACCATTTGAGAGAGAGAGCGATCGAACACGCTGTGATCCCCTGGTGTGAGAAGCATGGGGTGGCTGTAGTCGCATACAGCCCGTTCGGTCATGGGGATTTTCCCAGCTCGCGCACAACCGCAGGTCGCGTACTACAGGAAATCGCCGCCGCCCATAACGCCACCCCTCGCCAAGTCGCGCTCCGATTTCTGGTGCGGCATTCCTCGCTCTTCGCAATCCCCAAAGCATCCAACCCCGAACACGCCGCTGAAAACGCGGGAGCCGGGGAACTTAATCTGACCCAAACCGAACTCGATCGAATCGACGCAGCCTTCCCGACCGGATCTCGTCCCCGCGTGCTTCCCATGCTGTAAGCCTGATTGGCTCGTCTGTAGGCTGCCTAATTGCAATTACTAGGGTTGAATTTAAGGCATTCAATTCATTGGGGGGATTGAATCTTCGCACAGAGCCATTAAACAGGTATGTGGAATTGAACGACGGATGGTAGGAACAACTGAGGCAATAAAAACTCATTTTTTTAGTGCTATCCGTGCGTTTACTCAATTAGAGTTAATGCAAGCGGAAGAGTTAATTGAAAATTGGTACGAACTCCAAAGAAATTTATCTCAACAGCAGTGCTCGTGACTTCATTCTGGAACACCTTAAACAACAGGTGGGCTTGAATGCACATAGTCCATTTCCTATCAATGCGTAAGTTTTATGAATTACTTCAGTTTTTAGGAGTTTCTATGCGGATTGCTCAAATTGCTCCTCTTTGGGAGAGAGTTCCACCTCTTGGTTATGGTGGAACAGAATTAGTTGTGAGCTTATTAACCGATGAATTAGTTAGGCGTGGGCATGAGGTAACGCTATTTGCGTCGGGAGATTCAATAACTTTGGCAAAGCTGCAATCAGTTGGTATTGAGCCGAGATCCAAGTAATTTTCTGCAAGATGGTCTGAAAACCCCTGTGCTGTTGGGGTTTGAAAAATTGCTATATCAAAGTCAAAAAAGCCGTAATTTACAACGTAAAATCAAGCCTTTCCAGGTCATCTTGCAGAATTTTGGTCATATCTCGGCTTGATACCTAGTTGAGATAAATGAAGAAACTTTCCGATCACATTACCCCGCAAGGGGATGGAAACTTTCAGTGCTTCTTCGTCACCACTAGCAAGAGCCTCTCTTTCCGATCACATTACCCCGCAAGGGGATGGAAACTTTTGTTACAGTAGACTGTAGCCTCTTGGTTTCCACTTTCCGATCACATTACCCCGCAAGGGGATGGAAACCTTACAAACGCAAAACCGTCTATTACCTTATCTTTATTCTTTCCGATCACATTACCCCGCAAGGGGATGGAAACTTCTAGATGTTGCCCGCCTTCTGTAACCAGAACTTTCCGATCACATTACCCCGCAAGGGGATGGAAACCAGGTTCCTCGCCCCTTCTATCAACAACCCTATCGACTTTCCGATCACATTACCCCGCAAGGGGATGGAAACTGGGTAGGTTCACCATCATCTTCGGGATGGTTGGCTTTCCGATCACATTACCCCGCAAGGGGATGGAAACTTTGTTACTCTCTTTAACCACTCTGTAAAGTGGTTTTTTACTTTCCGATCACATTACCCCGCAAGGGGATGGAAACAATTTTATTTTCCGAATTAAAATTCTCTATATAAACTTTCTGATCACATCATCCCCAAAATACAGTATTTTAGACTTTTGCGTACTCAAAAACCTGAATGTTCATTACTCCCAAGATATAAATAGTATTGACGATTTTGTGAAATCGTCAATTTTTGCGTACCTAAAAACTCAAAAACCCAACTACCCAAATTTTTGACAGTCTAAATATTCACGCTTTGCTGGTAAAGTATTAGCATCAAACTTTCACATTTTTGCGTACTCAAAAGTGTAAAAGTTTGAATGTTCAAGTTTTCAGCAACGTAAATATCTATGATTATCACTGTTGCATCGTTCAAGGGGGGCGTGGGCAAAACTACAACTGCCGTCCACCTTGCCGCTTATCTCCAAACAAAGGGAGAAACACTTCTCATCGATGGCGACCCGAATCGGTCGGCTAGTGGCTGGTCGAAACGTGGCGATTTACCATTTAAAGTTATTGACGAAAGACAAGCCGCTAAATATGCCAAAAATTACGAGCATATTGTCATCGATACCCAAGCCCGACCGGAGCAAGAAGACTTAGAAGCATTGGTGGAAGGCTGTGATTTATTAATACTCCCTACTACCCCGGATGCTTTATCACTCGATGCTTTGATGCAAACTGTCAACACCCTGAAGTCGCTGGGTGCAGATAAATTTCGCATTTTGATTACCCGCGTTCCACCCAAGCCCCGGCGGGATGGAGAAGAAGCGCGAGAAATGCTGACCTCTGCGGGATTGCCTTTATTTAAAGGAAGTGTCCGCGATGCAGTCGCATTTCAAAAAGCAGCGCTGGCTGGTGTGCCGGTTAATAAAGCTTCGGATCAACGGGCAAAAATTGCATGGCGAGATTACCAAGGTATCGGTCAGGAGGTGATGAAATGAGCAAGGAAAGTAAAGTTAGTAAGTTTAAGGGTCTTTTGGATGCGGTAAAAACTCATGAAC includes the following:
- a CDS encoding ParA family protein; this encodes MIITVASFKGGVGKTTTAVHLAAYLQTKGETLLIDGDPNRSASGWSKRGDLPFKVIDERQAAKYAKNYEHIVIDTQARPEQEDLEALVEGCDLLILPTTPDALSLDALMQTVNTLKSLGADKFRILITRVPPKPRRDGEEAREMLTSAGLPLFKGSVRDAVAFQKAALAGVPVNKASDQRAKIAWRDYQGIGQEVMK
- a CDS encoding aldo/keto reductase, which produces MEQHRFGSTQREVAVIGQGTWYIDNGDRASAIAALRQGLDLGMTHIDTAQMYGSAEEVVAEAIAGRRDQVFLVSKVLPGNASRRGTIVACEKSLARLHTDRLDSYLLHWRGQHPLEETIAAFEQLQHEGKILCWGVSNFDVPDLEAVQKIAGEGSVVCNQVLYHLRERAIEHAVIPWCEKHGVAVVAYSPFGHGDFPSSRTTAGRVLQEIAAAHNATPRQVALRFLVRHSSLFAIPKASNPEHAAENAGAGELNLTQTELDRIDAAFPTGSRPRVLPML